CGCCGCCGATGATCAGCTCGCCGCTCTCCCCGGCCGCCACGGGCACACCCGTCGCGGGGTCGACGACGGCCAGGTCCCAGCCGTCCAGGGGCAGGCCGATGCGCACGGGGCCCTCCCCGGTCAGCGGGGCGGCGCACGCCACCACGGTGGCCTCCGTGGGGCCGTAGGTGTTCCACACCTCCCGCCCGGGCACGGCCAGGCGTGCCGCGAGCTCCGGGGGGCACGCCTCCCCGCCGAAGATCAGCAGGCGCACGTTGTCCAGGGCCTCCGTGGGCCACATGGCGGCCAGGGTGGGCACGGTGGAGACCGCGGAGATGCGCCGCTCGGCAAGCCACGGACCCAGGTCCATCCCGGAGCGCACGAGGGCGCGGGGGGCGGGCACGAGGCACGCGCCGTGCCGCCAGGCGAGCCACATCTCCTCGCACGAGGCGTCGAAGGCGACCGAGAGGCCGGCGAGGACGCGGTCGCCGGGCCCGAGCGGGTCCTCGGCGAGGAAGAGCCGCGCCTCGGCGTCCACGAACGCCGCGGCGGAGCGGTGGAAGACGGCCACGCCCTTGGGGGTGCCGGTCGAGCCGGAGGTGAAGATGATCCAGGCGTCGTCGTCCAGGCGGGGCGGCCGGGCCTCGGAGGGGCCGTCGTCGCCGCCCGTCGTCCCCGGCCCTCCGTCGGCGGCCGTCGGCGCCGCCAGGCGCCGCTCGCCCGTCAGGACACCGGCCACGCGGGCCTCGCCGAACACCAGGCGGGCGCGCTCGTCGGGGTCGTCCGCGTCCACGGGGACGTAGGCGGCCCCCACGGCCAGCACGGCGAGGATCGAGACGTAGAGGCCGGCCGTCCCCGAGGCGATCCGCACGCCGACGCGGTCGCCCGCGCCGATGCCGTGGTCGGCGAGGAAGCGGGCGGAGGCGAGGACGCGCTCCTGCAGGTCGGCGTAGGTCATCGACGCGGTGCCGTCGTCGAGGGCCGGCGCGTCCGGGTGGGCCCGGACGGTGGCCTCGAGGACGTCGATGAGGGTGCGCGGCGCGGGCGTGCGGTCGGATCCGGGGAGCTGGGGCGGATGGACGGGGGACGTCGGTGCGGTCACGGGACCTCCTCGGACGGATGGGCGAGGGGCGGGCGGAGGACGGGCACGCAGGTGTCGAGCCGGTCCAGTCTAGTTCACCTGCTGTTCACCTTGGCTCCCGCGACACCGCACGGGGTCAGTCCAGGGTGAGGAGCACCTTGCCCGTGGTGGCCCGGGACTCCAGCGCCGCGTGGGCCCGGGCGGCCTCGGCGAGCGGGATCCGCGCGCCGATGCGCACGTCGAGCCGGCCGTCCGCCCACGCGCCGAACAGCTCCCCGCCCCGCCAGCGGGTCTCCTCGGCGGTGCGCGTGTAGTGCGCGAGCGAGGGCCGGGTCACGAACAGGGCACCCCCGGAGTTCAGCCGCTGGAGGTCCAACGGCGGCACCTGGCCGGACGCGCCGCCGAAGAGCACCAGCATGCCGCGCACCCGCAGCACGGCCAGGGAGTCCTCGAAGGTGTCCTTGCCGACGCCGTCGAACACCGCGTGCGCGCCCGCCCCGTCCGTGGCCTCGGCCACGGCATCCCGCAGGTGGGCGTAGTCGACCGACGCCGCGGCGCCCGCCGCGCGGGACAGCTCCCGCTTGGCCTCCGTCGAGGCCGTCGTGATCACCCGCGCGCCGCGCGCGGCCGCCAGCTGGGTGAGGAGCAGGCCGACGCCGCCCGCGCCGGCGGTGACCACCACCGTCTGGCCCTCCTCCACGGGGAAGGTCGAGCGGCAGAGGTAGTGGGCGGTCATGCCCTGCAGCGGCAGGGCGGCCGCGTCCGCGAGGTCCACCGCCTCCGGCACCGCCAGCAGCCCGTCCACGGGGGCGAGGAAATGCTCGGCGTACGTGGCGCGCCCGGCCGCCGTCGCCACCCGCGTGCCGCGCAGGGAGGCGTCCACGCCGTCCCCGACCTCGACGACGGTGCCCGCGCCCTCCGTGCCGGGGGTGAACGGGCGCTCCACGTCGTACACGCCGGAGCGCTGGTACGTCTCGATGAAGTTGAGCCCCGCCGCAGCGGTCCGCACGAGGACCTCCCCGGGCCCCGGGCGGGGGACCTCCGCCTCCGTCCAGCGCAGGACCTCGGGGCCGCCCGTGGTCTCGGCGACGACGGCGTGATGGGTGCGGGGTGTCGGTGCGGGGGAGCTCATGCGTGCACTCTACGAGGCGGGGCCGGGCGCCGCGGGCGGCCCTCGTGTGCATACATATTCCGAGAACGGAATACATGGGCTAGGCTGGCCGGCATGACACACACCGTCGCCGTCTCCGGGGCCACCGGCTACGCCGGGGGAGAGGCCCTGCGCCTGCTCGCCGGCCATCCCGACGTCTCCGTCGGGGCCGTCACGGCCCATGCGAACGCCGGCGAGCGCCTCGGGGCGCTGCAGCCGCACCTGCACGCGCTCGCGGACCGGGTCCTGCAGGACACCACCGCGGACGTGCTCGCCGGGCACGACGTCGTGATCCTCGCCCTGCCCCACGGGGCCTCCGGCGCGCTCGCGGCCCAGATCGCCGAGCGCTCGCCCGAGACCCTCGTGATCGACGCCGGGGCGGACCACCGCCTCGAGTCCGCGGAGGCGTGGGAGCGCTTCTACGGATCGGAGCACGCCGGCACGTGGCCGTACGGCCTGCCCGAGCTGCCGGGCCAGCGCGAGCGCCTGGCCGGCACGCGGCGCATCGCCGTCCCCGGCTGCTACCCCACCACCTCGATCCTCGCTCTGGCCCCCGGCTTCGCGGCCGGGCTGCTGGAGCCGCAGGACGTGGTGATCGTCGCGGCCTCGGGCACCTCCGGCGCCGGCAAGGCCGCCAAGCCCCACCTGCTCGGCTCCGAGGTCATGGGCGGCATGAGCCCCTACGGCGTGGGCGGCGGCCACCGCCACACCCCCGAGATCGAGCAGGGGCTCTCCCAGACCGCGGGGGAGCGGGTGCAGATCAGCTTCACCCCGACCCTGGCCCCCATGGCCCGCGGCATCCTCGCCACGGCGACGGCGCGGCTGCGGCCCGGCGCGGACCCGGCGGCGGTGCGCGGCGCCTGGGAGCGGGCGTACGCGGACGAGCGGTTCGTCCACCTCCTGCCCGAGGGGCAGTGGCCGGCGACGAAGTCCGTCCTGGGCTCCAACCACGTGCAGATGCAGCTGGCCGTGGACGAGCGGGCCGGCCGCGTGATCGTCACCGCGGCCCTCGACAACCTCACCAAGGGCACCGCCGGAGGCGCCGTGCAGTCCATGAACATCGCCCTGGGCCTGCCGGAGCAGGCGGGGCTCGAGCAGCAGGGGGTCGCACCGTGAGCGTCACCGCAGCCCAGGGATTCCGCGCCGCCGGCGTCACCGCCGGCCTCAAGGCCTCCGGCACGCCGG
This Micrococcus flavus DNA region includes the following protein-coding sequences:
- the argC gene encoding N-acetyl-gamma-glutamyl-phosphate reductase; translation: MTHTVAVSGATGYAGGEALRLLAGHPDVSVGAVTAHANAGERLGALQPHLHALADRVLQDTTADVLAGHDVVILALPHGASGALAAQIAERSPETLVIDAGADHRLESAEAWERFYGSEHAGTWPYGLPELPGQRERLAGTRRIAVPGCYPTTSILALAPGFAAGLLEPQDVVIVAASGTSGAGKAAKPHLLGSEVMGGMSPYGVGGGHRHTPEIEQGLSQTAGERVQISFTPTLAPMARGILATATARLRPGADPAAVRGAWERAYADERFVHLLPEGQWPATKSVLGSNHVQMQLAVDERAGRVIVTAALDNLTKGTAGGAVQSMNIALGLPEQAGLEQQGVAP
- a CDS encoding quinone oxidoreductase family protein, which gives rise to MSSPAPTPRTHHAVVAETTGGPEVLRWTEAEVPRPGPGEVLVRTAAAGLNFIETYQRSGVYDVERPFTPGTEGAGTVVEVGDGVDASLRGTRVATAAGRATYAEHFLAPVDGLLAVPEAVDLADAAALPLQGMTAHYLCRSTFPVEEGQTVVVTAGAGGVGLLLTQLAAARGARVITTASTEAKRELSRAAGAAASVDYAHLRDAVAEATDGAGAHAVFDGVGKDTFEDSLAVLRVRGMLVLFGGASGQVPPLDLQRLNSGGALFVTRPSLAHYTRTAEETRWRGGELFGAWADGRLDVRIGARIPLAEAARAHAALESRATTGKVLLTLD